In the genome of Arctopsyche grandis isolate Sample6627 chromosome 13, ASM5162203v2, whole genome shotgun sequence, the window TTTAACATGATATGAGATATAAATTTTCCAAtgaaaaaaacttttcaaggaaaagatttcaaacaaatatgtatCACATTGATATGATTGTTTTCCAGTATGACTTGTGATGTGATTCACAAGTAGAATGTTCGAGTGGAgaattacaaataaatgtaaaaaatattatggtttCTGCTTATAATGAGATAATATGTGTCTGAGACTTACTCTGGAAGCGaagaattttaaacaaatatcacattggtatggttttaAACCAGCATGAGTTTTAATGTGTGTAAAGAGATAATCTTTGTGAGCGAATgactttaaacaaatgtcacaataGTATGGTTTTTCAGTAGTATGAGTTCTTATGTGCCTCACAAGATGGCCTTTTTGAGCGAATGATAttgaacaaacgtcacatttataTGGTTTTAAGCCAATATGAGTTTTAATGTGTCCAATGAGAGTCTCTTTAGAAACGAACgactttaaacaaatgtcacaattgTAAGGTTTCATCCCAGTATGACCTTTAATGTGTCTCATGAGATAAGCTTTTTGtgcgaatgattttaaacaaatgtcacatttaaatGGTTTTATCCCATGAGTTTTCATGTGTTGCAAGAAAGAATATTTTTGAGTGAACgactttaaacaaattttacatttatatggtGTCATACCAGTATGAGTTTCAATGTGTTtcaagaaattatattttcgaatgaacgtttttaaacaaatgccacatttgaatgatttttttaacttaCCACATTTTTTAACCACATTTTTTAACCTAGTCTTTTTAGTGTGAGTTGTTTTGTGCATTACAAGGTGGGCTTTTCGAGCGAATGACTTTatgcaaatgtcacatttgtatggtttcaaCCCGCTGTGAAGTTTAATGTGTCTAATGAGATAAGCCTTTTGagcgaatgattttaaacaaatgtcacaattgTATGGTTTTAATTCAGAATGATTTTTGATGTGTCTAAGAATATACATTCTTCGAGTGAAAGTTTTgtgacaaatattacatttatacatttcctTATTATGAGTTTTTTTATGACTCTTGAGGTCAGCTGATTGatcaaacgattttaaacaaatatcacatttatttaACTTATCCTTCATCTGATCCTTAACAGGAATGTTGTTAACGTTTGGTGGCGTTTTATTATCACACTCATtgtcccatattaaatcttctaaAAAAACTTCTTCTGGTTTGATATCTACACGCTTTTTAAGCTTCAGTTTCGATATTTCGTCACTTTGATGGCAAACTTTTCGAAAACTGatgagcaattccagattgttttCACAAGAAAGACATATCGTATCTGGCAATCCGTCATCCTTCTCGACCtgcaaatgagaaaaattaaaatgagttgtttagtttttttttaatggaaatatttattgtaaggtTTTGAGTCACGTTAAGctgttttaaaaaactttaatGGGATGACGACTGTTTGGTCAATATTCTAATCgatatttattaattgaattgGTTTGGATGAGTTTTGTCGAATTTATAACACTTATCGCCCCTGAGCGACGCTTATGGTAttgaacttacatataatacaatgatgTAATGAgctgtttgatttatttaatgtcaGTATATGTAAGTTAAAATATGATTCACCCAATATATTTTGTTACGTGTGGTAGTTACTCTTTTTgcctttctttatatttttcgatataaatagataagtaaataaatatccaagtcttaccAACAGCATTGCAGAAAAACTCggaatacattattttcaattcagGTCAACTCGGTACATGAACCCGAGATTCTTtgggtggttagcattaacgcaaccaccgatctTATACTGTTGACTACatgtttttctttattattttttatctgcCTAACTAGCTAGATAGAATATCGG includes:
- the LOC143921480 gene encoding uncharacterized protein LOC143921480: MEFPMQCRLCLSSGPAEVFVFIHGNRHPHLARRISSCCQLQVEKDDGLPDTICLSCENNLELLISFRKVCHQSDEISKLKLKKRVDIKPEEVFLEDLIWDNECDNKTPPNVNNIPVKDQMKDKLNKCDICLKSFDQSADLKSHKKTHNKEMYKCNICHKTFTRRMYILRHIKNHSELKPYNCDICLKSFAQKAYLIRHIKLHSGLKPYKCDICIKSFARKAHLVMHKTTHTKKTRLKNVVKKCGKLKKSFKCGICLKTFIRKYNFLKHIETHTGMTPYKCKICLKSFTQKYSFLQHMKTHGIKPFKCDICLKSFAQKAYLMRHIKGHTGMKPYNCDICLKSFVSKETLIGHIKTHIGLKPYKCDVCSISFAQKGHLVRHIRTHTTEKPYYCDICLKSFAHKDYLFTHIKTHAGLKPYQCDICLKFFASRVSLRHILSHYKQKP